A stretch of Paludisphaera borealis DNA encodes these proteins:
- a CDS encoding protocatechuate 3,4-dioxygenase — translation MHRFESIDRPTHRRAFLGSLALGASAFAARGAFADELMRTPSQTEGPFYPDKLPLDTDNDLIVVNDNLTSAVGEITHLTGRLLDSKGEPIRNALIEIWQVDANGAYLHTKDPAHGKFNANFQGFGRFLTGSTGEYYFRTIKPVAYTGRAPHIHVKVRKGRKELLTTQFYIKGSPENERDGIYKSLRDPKDRDALTLAFTPVEGSKIGELSARGDLVIGVTPEA, via the coding sequence ATGCACCGCTTCGAATCGATCGACCGGCCGACCCATCGGCGTGCGTTTCTGGGATCGCTGGCGCTGGGGGCGTCGGCCTTCGCGGCCCGGGGCGCGTTCGCCGACGAGCTGATGCGGACGCCCAGCCAGACCGAGGGGCCTTTCTACCCCGACAAGCTGCCGCTCGACACCGACAACGACCTGATCGTCGTCAACGACAATCTGACCTCGGCCGTCGGCGAGATCACCCACCTCACGGGCCGCCTGCTCGACAGCAAGGGCGAGCCGATCCGCAATGCCCTGATCGAGATCTGGCAGGTCGACGCCAACGGCGCGTACCTCCACACCAAAGACCCCGCGCACGGCAAGTTCAACGCCAACTTCCAGGGCTTCGGCCGGTTCCTCACCGGCTCGACCGGCGAATACTACTTCCGGACGATCAAGCCCGTCGCCTACACCGGCCGCGCGCCTCACATCCACGTCAAGGTCCGCAAGGGGCGCAAGGAGCTGCTGACGACGCAGTTCTACATCAAGGGCTCCCCCGAAAACGAACGCGACGGCATCTACAAGAGCCTCCGCGATCCCAAGGACCGCGACGCCCTGACCCTCGCCTTCACCCCCGTCGAAGGCTCCAAGATCGGCGAACTCTCCGCCCGAGGCGACCTCGTTATCGGCGTCACGCCGGAAGCCTGA
- a CDS encoding aspartate kinase, protein MSLLVQKFGGTSVADSDKILAAARRAIQAHQRGDQVLVVVSARGHTTDELVALAREITDRPPAREMDMLLSTGEQVSVALMAMAIERLGVPAISFTGAQIGLTTDSYHTKARIRNISTDRMKSALDDGKIVIVAGFQGVDENYNITTLGRGGSDTTAVALAAVLGAAACEIYTDVDGVYTTDPRIVPEARKIDRISYDEMLELASLGAGVMHSRSIEFAKKYGVPIHVRSSFSDAPGTWIVAADDARRLGVAVTGAALAKDEARITMVAVPDRPGVVHTIFHTIAKANIVVDMIVQNVSVKGAAEISFTVAKADLPDVLTAAEAAAKAVGASTVMHDSDVAKVSVVGLGMRTHTGVATTMFEALAKEGINIQMITTSEIKISVLVDRAKAAAALRAVHKAYLLDEVHAEVHAPFVPSSAANRAMKLVPLADDGATDTRPRGMEDLVIAGVDLDETQAGVSLFGVPDEPGYAAKVFRAIADAGVFVDMIVQNVSLEGNTDLSFTVPRESADRAAAAVEPLARGRIAIEPALAKLAVSGVGMRTHTGVATAMFGALAERSINIKLINTSEVRINVGADIASGQIALECLRRVFAVNGD, encoded by the coding sequence TTGTCATTGCTCGTACAGAAGTTCGGCGGCACCAGCGTCGCCGATTCCGACAAGATCCTGGCCGCGGCGCGGCGGGCGATCCAGGCGCATCAGCGGGGCGATCAGGTGCTGGTCGTCGTCTCCGCGCGGGGGCACACCACCGACGAACTGGTCGCCCTGGCCCGCGAGATCACCGACCGGCCGCCGGCGCGCGAGATGGACATGCTCCTCTCGACCGGCGAGCAGGTGAGCGTGGCGCTCATGGCCATGGCGATCGAGAGGCTGGGGGTGCCGGCGATCAGCTTCACCGGCGCTCAGATCGGCCTCACGACCGACAGTTACCACACCAAGGCCCGGATCAGGAACATCTCGACCGACCGCATGAAGTCGGCCCTCGACGACGGCAAGATCGTCATCGTCGCCGGCTTCCAGGGGGTGGACGAGAACTACAACATCACGACCCTGGGGCGTGGAGGGTCCGACACCACGGCCGTCGCCCTGGCCGCCGTGCTCGGCGCCGCCGCCTGCGAGATCTATACGGACGTCGACGGCGTCTACACCACCGACCCCAGGATCGTCCCCGAAGCCCGCAAGATCGACCGGATCAGCTACGACGAGATGCTTGAACTGGCGAGCCTGGGCGCGGGGGTGATGCACTCGCGGTCGATCGAGTTCGCCAAGAAGTACGGCGTGCCGATCCACGTCCGCAGCAGCTTCTCCGACGCGCCGGGCACCTGGATCGTCGCCGCCGACGACGCCCGCCGCCTGGGCGTCGCCGTCACCGGCGCGGCGCTCGCCAAGGACGAGGCGCGGATCACCATGGTCGCCGTGCCCGACCGGCCGGGCGTCGTCCACACGATCTTCCACACGATCGCCAAGGCGAACATCGTCGTCGACATGATCGTCCAGAACGTCTCCGTCAAGGGCGCCGCCGAGATCAGCTTCACCGTCGCCAAGGCCGACCTGCCCGACGTCCTGACCGCCGCCGAGGCCGCCGCCAAGGCCGTCGGCGCGTCGACCGTGATGCACGACTCGGACGTCGCCAAGGTCTCGGTCGTCGGCCTCGGGATGCGGACCCACACCGGCGTCGCCACGACCATGTTCGAGGCGCTCGCGAAGGAGGGGATCAACATCCAGATGATCACCACCAGCGAGATCAAGATCAGCGTCCTGGTCGATCGCGCCAAGGCCGCCGCCGCCCTCCGGGCCGTTCACAAGGCGTACTTGCTCGACGAGGTCCACGCGGAGGTCCACGCGCCGTTCGTCCCGTCGTCGGCCGCCAACCGGGCCATGAAGCTCGTCCCGCTGGCCGACGACGGCGCGACCGACACCCGCCCCCGGGGGATGGAAGACCTGGTGATCGCCGGCGTCGACCTCGACGAGACCCAGGCCGGCGTCTCGTTGTTCGGCGTCCCCGACGAGCCCGGCTACGCGGCGAAGGTCTTCCGGGCCATCGCCGACGCCGGCGTGTTCGTCGACATGATCGTCCAGAACGTCAGCCTCGAAGGGAACACCGACCTGTCGTTCACCGTCCCCCGCGAGTCGGCCGACCGCGCCGCCGCCGCCGTCGAACCCCTCGCCCGGGGCCGGATCGCCATCGAGCCCGCCCTGGCCAAGCTCGCCGTCTCCGGCGTCGGCATGCGGACCCACACGGGCGTCGCCACCGCGATGTTCGGCGCCCTCGCCGAGCGCTCCATCAACATCAAGCTGATCAACACCAGCGAGGTCCGGATCAACGTCGGCGCCGACATCGCCAGCGGCCAGATCGCCCTCGAATGCCTGCGGCGGGTCTTCGCCGTCAATGGAGACTGA
- a CDS encoding tetratricopeptide repeat protein: MRREPRGWRWRGRDVTIAVVGLVAIVSALGFLLARGDRRSLKVRAEAAVEAKDWESALALWRRVNASPEATGATLLQEGRACLAIGKAAQAEDALRKAVAAQPENLQGWLFLAGIYRVEDRQLDVMNLGWKAIEYIAPADRSALLREVTLTILTELPDDLARSTLARWLAADPSDVEAEAALLRRIGSDPRSDDPDRQTRRDRLEDLSVRHPDHPNVREALAILLADGRDDDDFRAVLDSWPADSRDARYWRLKGRLYLDVDRRPEPAADAFRRALVELPHDWRSHYGLARALTKLNKPEEAASEAKTVSRIRETIDPLTLGPSLEATVTRLDQASARGAVADLCARVGLERLAQAWRSASAPEPGATRPMP; encoded by the coding sequence ATGCGCCGGGAACCCCGGGGCTGGCGCTGGCGAGGCCGCGACGTCACGATCGCGGTCGTCGGGCTGGTCGCGATCGTGTCGGCGTTGGGCTTCTTGCTGGCTCGCGGCGACCGCCGGAGCTTGAAGGTCCGAGCCGAGGCCGCCGTCGAGGCGAAGGATTGGGAATCCGCCCTGGCGCTCTGGCGGCGGGTCAACGCCTCGCCCGAGGCCACGGGAGCGACCTTGCTCCAGGAGGGGAGGGCCTGCCTGGCGATCGGGAAGGCGGCCCAGGCCGAGGATGCGCTGCGGAAGGCCGTGGCGGCGCAGCCGGAAAACCTTCAGGGGTGGCTCTTTCTGGCCGGGATCTACCGCGTCGAGGACCGCCAGCTCGACGTGATGAACCTCGGCTGGAAGGCGATCGAATACATCGCGCCCGCCGATCGCTCGGCCTTGCTCCGCGAGGTCACGCTGACGATCCTGACCGAGCTGCCCGACGACCTGGCGCGATCCACGCTGGCGCGCTGGCTGGCGGCCGACCCGTCGGACGTCGAGGCCGAGGCGGCGCTGTTGCGGCGGATCGGCTCCGACCCTCGGTCGGACGACCCGGACCGTCAGACGCGGCGGGATCGGCTCGAAGACCTGTCCGTCCGACACCCGGACCACCCCAACGTGCGCGAGGCCTTGGCGATCTTGCTGGCCGACGGCCGCGACGACGACGACTTCCGCGCGGTGCTCGACTCGTGGCCCGCCGACAGCCGCGACGCGCGGTACTGGCGGCTCAAGGGGCGACTGTACCTTGACGTCGACCGCCGGCCCGAGCCGGCCGCCGACGCGTTCCGCCGCGCCCTGGTCGAGCTTCCCCACGACTGGCGGTCGCACTACGGCCTGGCGCGCGCCCTGACGAAATTGAACAAGCCGGAGGAAGCCGCGAGCGAGGCCAAGACGGTCAGCCGGATTCGCGAGACGATCGACCCGCTGACGCTCGGGCCGAGCCTCGAAGCGACGGTCACCCGTCTCGACCAGGCGTCGGCCCGCGGCGCGGTCGCCGACCTCTGCGCGCGGGTCGGCCTGGAACGGCTGGCTCAGGCCTGGCGGTCGGCCTCGGCGCCCGAACCCGGCGCCACCCGGCCGATGCCGTAA
- a CDS encoding carboxymuconolactone decarboxylase family protein encodes MPHEDHPTSTVNAVEEHEAKDRVAEIFADIKATKNLDFVPRFWRVIATNPVQLDLVWTTLKTLMHPEAVGRTAKLDAATREMVALAVSATNACPYCINSHTAALRKLGIDEEALGEVMAIAGLFNMTNALASGYQIEPDVRPPH; translated from the coding sequence ATGCCACACGAGGACCATCCCACGTCCACCGTCAATGCGGTCGAAGAGCATGAGGCGAAAGACCGGGTCGCCGAGATTTTCGCCGACATCAAAGCGACCAAGAACCTCGACTTCGTGCCCCGGTTCTGGCGCGTGATCGCGACCAACCCGGTGCAGCTCGACCTGGTCTGGACGACGCTGAAGACCCTGATGCACCCCGAAGCCGTCGGCCGAACGGCGAAGCTCGACGCCGCCACCCGCGAGATGGTCGCGCTGGCCGTCTCGGCGACCAACGCCTGCCCCTACTGCATCAACTCGCACACCGCCGCCCTCCGCAAGCTGGGGATCGACGAAGAGGCGCTCGGCGAGGTCATGGCCATCGCCGGCCTCTTCAACATGACCAACGCACTGGCGAGCGGATACCAGATCGAGCCCGACGTCCGCCCGCCGCATTGA
- a CDS encoding G8 domain-containing protein, translating into MIHSIVLAAVAATIGAAEPTLVRSADSGPWSAASTWEGGRAPGAGDRVLVREGHHVLYDVDSATVIRAVHVSGVLRFATDRDTRLDVGLLRVQPGDDVSEEGFECAPHAAKPADSGQAASTPTAALEVGTADEPIVAGRRALIRLTYIEGMDKESFPAIVACGGRMEFHGAPMARTWVKLQRTADVNQTLVFLNEPVEGWKPGDRVILTGTTRHLGYGGTYTDSVRDQPSTEERTITKLAISQFNGIPSLTVDAPLKFDHRVIEDYRGEVANLSRNVVIESADPKGVRGHVMYHKRSAGSISYGEFRHLGKEGVLGRYSLHFHLAGNSMRGTSVVGASFWDSANRWITIHGTNYLVVRDCVGYRSVGHGFFLEDGTEVYNVFDRCLAVQACLGRPLPKQVLPFDHNDGAGFWWANSLNTFTRNVAAECDQYGYRFEARKTADFDPELNVMQPDGSYKVVDIRTLPFVRFEGNEAHCHRRFGVNLGGFKGVARDEDKYEDVKSGDVQGVGPDPGHPFMIRDTKLWNCHWPFHAGSPTVKVDDMSIYDCEYGLWRSNTRRHVYNNLEMRVIRSHSIFHPWGGFPTAGEGYEQNLKPVDDLPPATAITGVSASGPSRVVVRGTASENGAVAKVLVNGRPARSVRGRFDEWEVEIDGVGGDGIDLSAHAEDVAGNVEKLPHVVHFPIDPNDAIANPKGRAASR; encoded by the coding sequence ATGATTCATTCAATCGTACTGGCGGCGGTCGCCGCGACGATCGGGGCCGCCGAGCCGACGCTGGTCCGCTCGGCTGACAGCGGTCCGTGGTCGGCGGCGTCGACCTGGGAAGGGGGCCGCGCGCCGGGCGCGGGCGACCGGGTCCTGGTTCGCGAAGGTCATCACGTGCTCTACGACGTCGACTCGGCGACGGTGATCCGCGCGGTGCACGTCTCGGGCGTGCTCCGATTCGCGACCGACCGCGACACCCGGCTCGACGTCGGCCTGCTCCGCGTCCAGCCGGGCGACGACGTCTCCGAGGAAGGCTTCGAGTGCGCCCCGCACGCCGCCAAGCCCGCTGACTCGGGCCAGGCCGCGTCGACCCCGACCGCCGCGCTCGAGGTCGGCACGGCCGACGAGCCGATCGTCGCGGGCCGCAGGGCGCTGATCCGGCTCACGTACATCGAGGGGATGGACAAGGAGTCGTTCCCGGCGATCGTCGCGTGCGGCGGCCGGATGGAGTTCCACGGCGCCCCGATGGCGCGGACGTGGGTCAAGCTCCAGCGGACGGCGGACGTCAATCAAACGCTCGTGTTTCTGAACGAGCCGGTCGAGGGCTGGAAGCCGGGCGACCGGGTCATCCTCACCGGGACGACCCGCCACCTGGGCTACGGCGGAACCTACACCGACAGCGTCCGCGACCAGCCGTCGACCGAGGAGCGGACGATCACGAAGCTGGCGATCTCGCAGTTCAACGGCATCCCGTCGCTCACCGTCGACGCCCCGTTGAAGTTCGATCATCGGGTTATCGAAGACTACCGGGGCGAGGTCGCGAACCTGAGCCGCAACGTGGTCATCGAATCGGCCGACCCGAAGGGTGTGCGCGGGCACGTGATGTACCACAAGCGGTCGGCCGGCTCGATCAGCTACGGCGAGTTCCGACATCTGGGCAAGGAGGGGGTGCTCGGCCGCTACAGCCTGCACTTCCACCTCGCCGGCAACTCGATGCGCGGGACGTCGGTCGTCGGCGCCTCGTTCTGGGACAGCGCCAACCGCTGGATCACGATCCACGGCACGAACTACCTGGTCGTCCGCGACTGCGTCGGCTACCGGAGCGTCGGCCACGGGTTCTTCCTCGAAGACGGCACTGAGGTCTACAACGTCTTCGACCGCTGCCTGGCCGTTCAGGCGTGCCTGGGCCGCCCGCTGCCCAAGCAGGTCTTGCCGTTCGACCACAACGACGGAGCGGGATTCTGGTGGGCCAACAGTCTGAACACGTTCACCCGCAACGTCGCCGCCGAGTGCGACCAGTACGGCTACCGGTTCGAGGCCCGCAAAACGGCCGACTTCGACCCGGAACTCAACGTCATGCAGCCCGACGGCTCGTACAAGGTCGTCGACATCCGCACCTTGCCGTTCGTCCGGTTCGAGGGGAACGAGGCCCATTGCCATCGGCGGTTCGGTGTCAACCTCGGCGGCTTCAAGGGGGTCGCCCGCGATGAAGACAAATATGAGGACGTGAAGTCGGGCGACGTCCAGGGCGTCGGGCCCGACCCCGGCCACCCGTTCATGATCCGCGACACCAAGCTCTGGAACTGCCACTGGCCGTTCCACGCCGGCTCGCCGACCGTCAAGGTCGACGACATGTCCATCTACGACTGCGAGTACGGGCTATGGCGCTCGAACACGCGACGGCACGTCTACAACAATCTCGAAATGCGGGTGATCCGGTCGCACTCGATCTTCCACCCCTGGGGCGGATTCCCGACCGCCGGCGAGGGCTACGAGCAGAACCTGAAACCCGTCGACGATCTGCCCCCGGCCACCGCAATCACCGGCGTCTCCGCTTCCGGCCCGAGTCGGGTCGTCGTGCGGGGAACCGCCTCGGAGAACGGCGCGGTCGCAAAGGTCTTAGTCAACGGCCGCCCGGCGCGTTCGGTTCGCGGCCGGTTCGACGAGTGGGAAGTCGAGATCGACGGCGTCGGCGGCGACGGCATCGACCTCAGCGCCCACGCCGAGGACGTCGCGGGAAACGTCGAGAAGCTCCCCCACGTCGTCCATTTCCCGATCGACCCGAACGATGCAATCGCCAATCCGAAAGGACGCGCGGCAAGCCGATGA
- a CDS encoding DUF1559 domain-containing protein, producing MKIPAFLPTRPPGASRLRRRAGFTLIELLVVIAIIAVLIALLLPAVQSAREAARRAQCVNNLKQMGLAMHNYESTNGGFPPGALYYGFGAGNASSFKNGWSVRILNYLEQRQVYDSYNFYFTFTNWANQTAVKTSISSFICPSSPRGGEVIQGIPNLDVGYFIGPDRAAARSDYFTARSVVPAWYSDDPELAAALQWTKHTPFSAITDGTSNTMLVYEVAGKPDFYSRRSLVRTWASDVANNVYFETGAWGGYMSMRLVTFKGAAFGAPCAIDCHNGWDYDGPCVVNCHNGWNSAYSFHPGGINTLACDGSVRFVKESVSPSVFLAFGTRAQGEILSADAF from the coding sequence ATGAAAATTCCCGCATTCTTGCCGACCCGTCCCCCTGGCGCCTCTCGGCTCCGACGACGGGCCGGATTCACCCTGATCGAGCTGCTGGTGGTGATCGCGATCATCGCCGTGCTGATCGCGTTGTTGCTGCCGGCCGTACAATCGGCCCGCGAGGCGGCCCGCCGCGCCCAGTGCGTCAACAACCTCAAGCAGATGGGGCTGGCGATGCACAATTACGAGAGTACGAACGGCGGCTTCCCGCCTGGGGCGTTGTACTACGGCTTCGGCGCCGGAAACGCCTCCAGCTTCAAGAACGGCTGGTCAGTCCGCATCCTGAATTATCTCGAGCAGCGGCAGGTCTACGACTCTTACAACTTCTACTTTACGTTCACCAACTGGGCCAACCAGACGGCCGTGAAGACGAGCATCTCAAGCTTCATCTGCCCGTCGTCGCCGCGCGGCGGCGAGGTGATCCAGGGCATCCCCAACCTTGACGTCGGCTACTTCATCGGCCCCGACCGCGCCGCGGCGCGGTCAGACTATTTCACCGCGCGGTCGGTCGTGCCGGCTTGGTATTCCGACGACCCCGAACTCGCCGCGGCGCTCCAGTGGACCAAGCACACGCCGTTCTCCGCAATCACCGACGGGACGTCGAACACGATGCTGGTCTACGAGGTCGCGGGGAAGCCTGATTTTTACAGCCGCCGCTCGCTTGTGCGGACCTGGGCGTCGGACGTCGCCAATAACGTCTACTTCGAGACCGGCGCCTGGGGCGGCTACATGAGCATGCGGCTCGTGACGTTCAAGGGGGCTGCATTCGGCGCTCCTTGCGCGATCGACTGCCACAACGGCTGGGACTACGACGGCCCTTGCGTCGTCAACTGCCACAACGGCTGGAACAGCGCCTATTCCTTCCACCCGGGCGGCATCAACACGCTCGCCTGCGACGGCTCAGTGCGATTCGTCAAGGAATCAGTCAGCCCCTCCGTCTTCCTCGCGTTCGGCACACGGGCCCAGGGTGAGATCCTGAGCGCCGACGCCTTCTGA
- a CDS encoding catalase family protein: MVSGNAKPLGLGQESVPPGEAAEIDKIVAIHLSVTDPNEKPIVPRGQHMKGHGCVKAKFEVAADLPAELRRGVFAEPRSFDAYIRFSNGKGADDRQADAHGMAIKLVGVPGAKLLEDEKDATTQDFILFDNPVFFIKNVADYVPFMEDFRNLKSPGFGLGKVASGLKFLFSQNYIWKMLREAGSKKPDSPLRIAYWSTTPYKLGDAAVKYRATPYLAGAPPVRIVDSPDKLRLAAVDHLRDHEARFDFFVQVQTDPVAMPVEDPTVEWTAPFQKVATIRIPPQEFDTPERRTFGENLSFTPWHALPDHRPLGGINRSRRKIYQAISKQRHELNGVPRREPTE; the protein is encoded by the coding sequence ATGGTGTCCGGGAACGCAAAGCCGTTGGGCCTTGGTCAAGAGTCGGTCCCGCCGGGCGAGGCCGCCGAAATCGACAAGATCGTGGCGATCCACCTGAGCGTGACCGACCCCAACGAGAAGCCGATCGTCCCGCGCGGGCAGCACATGAAGGGGCACGGCTGCGTGAAGGCGAAGTTCGAGGTCGCGGCCGACCTGCCGGCCGAGCTGCGGCGCGGGGTGTTCGCCGAGCCCCGGAGTTTCGACGCCTACATCCGGTTCTCGAACGGCAAGGGGGCGGACGATCGCCAGGCGGACGCGCACGGCATGGCGATCAAGCTCGTCGGCGTCCCCGGCGCGAAGCTGTTGGAGGATGAGAAGGACGCGACGACCCAGGACTTCATCCTCTTCGACAACCCCGTGTTTTTCATCAAGAACGTCGCCGACTACGTCCCGTTCATGGAGGATTTCCGCAACCTGAAATCGCCCGGGTTCGGCCTGGGCAAGGTCGCCTCCGGCCTCAAGTTCCTTTTCTCGCAAAATTATATATGGAAGATGCTTCGGGAAGCTGGCAGCAAGAAGCCCGACAGCCCGCTGCGGATCGCGTACTGGAGCACGACCCCTTACAAGCTCGGCGACGCCGCCGTGAAGTACCGCGCCACGCCCTACCTCGCCGGCGCGCCTCCGGTCCGCATCGTCGATTCGCCCGACAAGCTCCGGCTCGCGGCCGTCGACCACCTGAGGGACCACGAGGCCCGGTTCGACTTCTTCGTCCAGGTCCAGACCGACCCCGTCGCGATGCCCGTCGAGGACCCGACCGTCGAGTGGACCGCCCCGTTCCAGAAGGTCGCGACGATCCGCATCCCGCCTCAGGAGTTCGACACCCCCGAGCGGCGGACGTTCGGCGAGAACCTCTCGTTCACCCCCTGGCACGCGCTCCCGGACCATCGCCCCCTCGGAGGCATCAACCGCTCGCGCAGGAAGAT
- a CDS encoding phasin family protein, which translates to MIDLIKKTLLTGVGLAVMTKDKVEELGRDLVSQAKLSESEGREFVDNLVKQSDTARNEFETRINAVVKKTIEGLNLVHKDEIAGLQARVDDLAAELKRHQDSTTSHN; encoded by the coding sequence ATGATCGACCTGATCAAGAAGACTTTGCTGACCGGCGTCGGCCTCGCCGTCATGACCAAGGACAAAGTCGAGGAGCTGGGCCGCGATCTCGTCTCGCAGGCCAAGCTCTCCGAGAGCGAGGGCCGCGAGTTCGTCGACAACCTGGTCAAGCAGTCGGACACCGCCCGCAACGAGTTCGAGACCCGCATCAACGCGGTCGTCAAGAAGACGATCGAAGGGCTGAACCTGGTCCACAAAGACGAGATCGCCGGCCTCCAGGCCAGAGTCGACGATCTGGCCGCCGAGTTGAAGAGGCACCAAGACTCGACGACCTCGCACAATTGA
- a CDS encoding UDP-glucose dehydrogenase family protein: MKIAVIGTGYVGLVQGTCLAESGNDVVCIDKIAAKIEGLKQGKIPIYEPGLAELVHRNTRDGRLTFSTDLAAGIADAEIIFVAVGTPQADHGGADLSGVWAVGKQIAESLTEPKVIVIKSTVPVGTNAELARRMAESTTIPFDVANNPEFLKEGAAIEDFNKPDRVVVGVRRPEVAETLHELYAPFLRTDRPFLVMSPESAEMTKYVANCLLATKISFINEMANLCEAYKADVNDVRRGIGHDQRIGFHFLHPGVGYGGSCFPKDIRAVIHMAQSRGLPARMMEAVDEVNEAQKEVLHSKLASHFKDGLRGKTIAVWGLAFKPRTDDVREAPALVLIDALLRDGAHIRVHDPEAIANVRDLYGDKLTYCDRPYGALEEADALVIATEWNEFRNPDFDVMIRLLRSPVVFDGRNVFDPERMAELGFTYYGIGRVAPGSGAEADRQA; the protein is encoded by the coding sequence GTGAAAATCGCAGTCATCGGAACGGGGTACGTCGGCTTGGTCCAGGGGACCTGCCTGGCGGAGAGCGGCAACGACGTCGTCTGCATCGACAAGATCGCCGCCAAGATCGAGGGCCTGAAGCAGGGCAAGATCCCGATCTACGAGCCGGGCCTGGCCGAGCTGGTGCATCGCAACACGCGCGACGGCCGGCTGACGTTCTCGACCGACCTGGCCGCGGGGATCGCCGACGCCGAGATCATCTTCGTGGCGGTGGGCACCCCCCAGGCCGACCACGGCGGCGCCGACCTGAGCGGCGTCTGGGCGGTCGGCAAGCAGATCGCCGAGAGCCTGACCGAGCCCAAGGTGATCGTCATCAAGAGCACGGTCCCGGTCGGCACCAACGCCGAGCTGGCCCGGCGGATGGCCGAGTCCACGACGATCCCGTTCGACGTCGCCAACAACCCCGAGTTCCTCAAGGAAGGGGCGGCGATCGAGGATTTCAACAAGCCCGACCGCGTGGTCGTCGGCGTCCGCCGGCCGGAAGTCGCCGAGACCCTGCACGAGCTTTACGCGCCGTTCTTGCGGACCGACCGGCCGTTTTTGGTGATGTCGCCCGAGAGCGCCGAGATGACCAAGTACGTCGCCAACTGCCTGCTGGCGACCAAGATCAGCTTCATCAACGAGATGGCCAACCTCTGCGAGGCGTACAAGGCCGACGTCAACGACGTCCGCCGCGGCATCGGCCACGACCAGCGGATCGGCTTCCACTTCCTCCATCCGGGGGTCGGCTACGGCGGAAGCTGCTTCCCCAAGGACATCCGCGCGGTCATTCACATGGCCCAATCGCGGGGCCTGCCGGCCCGGATGATGGAGGCGGTCGACGAGGTCAACGAGGCGCAGAAGGAAGTCCTCCACTCCAAGCTCGCCAGCCACTTCAAGGACGGCCTGCGCGGCAAGACCATCGCCGTCTGGGGGCTGGCCTTCAAGCCCCGCACCGACGACGTCCGCGAGGCTCCGGCGCTGGTGTTGATCGACGCCCTGCTCCGCGACGGGGCGCACATCCGCGTCCACGACCCCGAGGCGATCGCCAACGTCCGCGACCTCTACGGCGACAAGCTGACCTACTGCGACCGCCCCTACGGCGCGCTCGAGGAGGCCGACGCCCTGGTGATCGCGACCGAGTGGAACGAGTTCCGCAACCCGGACTTCGACGTCATGATCCGGCTGCTTCGCAGTCCGGTGGTCTTCGACGGCCGCAACGTCTTCGACCCCGAGCGGATGGCCGAGCTGGGGTTCACCTATTACGGCATCGGCCGGGTGGCGCCGGGTTCGGGCGCCGAGGCCGACCGCCAGGCCTGA